In a single window of the Papaver somniferum cultivar HN1 chromosome 8, ASM357369v1, whole genome shotgun sequence genome:
- the LOC113304856 gene encoding dihydroflavonol 4-reductase-like — protein MWSEVDTLRESGKWYPLSKTLTERAMFQFAEQHGLDLVSVLPSMIVGGFLTSFLPYSLKISQALVLGDKEHYNLLSTINNAVHIDDAASAHIFLFECSNAKGRYICSSDDITVHDIAKFMSTKYPELQLPTELLMEIEEKKPIHLSSDRLLSCGFNFRYNFEDMYTDAIQCCKDKGFL, from the exons ATGTGGTCCGAAGTCGACACCTTACGAGAGAGCGGTAAATGGTATCCGCTATCGAAAACACTGACAGAAAGGGCAATGTTTCAATTTGCAGAACAACATGGTTTAGATCTTGTTAGTGTACTTCCTTCAATGATTGTAGGCGGCTTTCTCACTTCCTTTCTTCCCTATAGTTTGAAGATCTCTCAAGCTTTAGTTTTGG GTGATAAAGAACATTACAACCTACTGAGCACTATAAATAATGCGGTACACATAGACGACGCGGCATCAGCGCATATCTTTCTTTTTGAATGCTCAAATGCAAAAGGGAGATATATTTGTTCTTCAGATGATATTACTGTCCATGACATTGCTAAATTTATGTCCACGAAATATCCAGAGCTTCAGTTACCAACTGA ATTATTGATGGAGATTGAAGAAAAAAAGCCAATTCATTTATCGTCAGACAGGCTGTTAAGCTGCGGATTCAATTTCAGGTACAATTTTGAGGATATGTACACCGATGCAATCCAGTGCTGCAAAGACAAGGGGTTCctttaa
- the LOC113305374 gene encoding vestitone reductase-like produces MEKENKGIVCVTGGAGYFASWLIKSLLEHGYTVRTTVRSDSGQVSHLKSLPEASGDKLQVFIADLERPESFDDVIDGCIGVFHVAHPIIDFTRNTEEPQDKMISTSVEGSI; encoded by the exons ATGGAAAAGGAGAACAAAGGAATAGTATGTGTTACAGGAGGAGCAGGATACTTCGCGTCATGGCTCATCAAGAGCCTCCTTGAACATGGATACACCGTTAGGACCACCGTCCGGTCTGACTCCG GACAAGTTAGCCACCTGAAGTCCCTGCCAGAAGCATCAGGGGATAAGCTGCAGGTCTTCATTGCAGATCTTGAAAGACCAGAAAGTTTTGACGATGTTATCGATGGATGCATTGGTGTATTCCATGTTGCTCATCCCATTATTGATTTTACAAGAAACACTGAGGAGCCGCAAGACAAAATGATCAGTACCTCTGTGGAGGGAAGCATATGA
- the LOC113304855 gene encoding IRK-interacting protein-like, translating to MPSSSSNSVSPPPPPPQTPLCFPEVVEEEEENQTQTKHQEEMKSKDSKPETQTKQDKPKPPRPKNNMSSPSPAFQHTATPLHQKNSTRKKNNPHPDIDPDDRTVSCNKCRPTSRDKISVIPYDMNNKSSSSSANPSPNGGIFKSIISNLTKKSPKSETSSTTTIKEEEWKIAVAELSHKLIQATKKRDEAILEASRLKYSMNELEKKLNKLEIYCHELKTGLDVCNSTTATATATAAAAAAATATNSTFLNRTIMKRGDHHDKVIESFVNSVAESRSSVRVLSRSLTLQLRQMGVKIYERISLLLQPYDVNISFTKNPRSLLFYLEALLNRAFYEDFEGTSFQKNGSDPILNPIEKCEGNYASFTALQGLCWDEVLTKGTRHFSEDFSRFCDRKMSEIVAMLGWNRAWPEPLLQAFFGAAKSVWLVHLLACSVHPSLPIFRVDKDVKFDGLYMEDMGGDKARKLVPDMVRIMVAPGFYVYNNVVKCKVICRYSNTQESTY from the coding sequence atgccttcttcatcttcaaattctgtttcaccaccaccacctcctccacaAACTCCTCTCTGTTTCCCTGAagttgtagaagaagaagaagaaaaccaaactcAAACGAAACATCAAGAAGAAATGAAATCGAAAGATTCGAAACCTGAAACTCAAACGAAACAAGATAAACCAAAACCACCGAGACCAAAAAATAACATGTCATCACCATCACCAGCATTTCAACATACAGCAACACCACTTCACCAGAAAAACTCAACCAGAAAAAAGAACAATCCACACCCAGATATTGACCCGGACGATCGTACTGTTTCATGTAACAAGTGTCGTCCAACATCTAGAGATAAAATCTCTGTAATTCCTTACGATATGAACAACAAATCTTCATCGTCATCAGCGAATCCTAGTCCTAATGGAGGTATtttcaagtcaattatttcaaatTTAACCAAGAAAAGTCCTAAATCtgaaacatcatcaacaacaacaatcaaagaagaagaatggaagaTTGCAGTTGCGGAACTTTCTCATAAACTTATTCAAGCTACTAAGAAAAGAGATGAAGCTATTCTAGAAGCTTCTAGATTAAAATACTCCATGAACGAATTAGAGAAGAAGCTTAATAAACTTGAGATCTATTGTCACGAACTGAAAACAGGGCTCGACGTATGTAACAGTACTACTGCAACAGctacagcaacagcagcagcagcagcagcggcaACGGCAACGAATTCAACTTTTCTGAACCGCACGATTATGAAAAGAGGTGATCATCATGATAAGGTTATTGAATCGTTTGTTAACTCAGTTGCAGAGTCTAGATCATCAGTACGAGTTTTAAGCCGATCTTTAACTCTTCAACTCAGACAAATGGGGGTTAAAATCTACGAAAGGATTTCTTTACTTTTACAGCCTTACGATGTAAATATATCTTTTACTAAGAACCCTAGAAGCTTGCTATTTTATTTAGAAGCCCTTTTAAACAGAGCTTTTTATGAAGATTTTGAAGGAACTAGTTTTCAGAAAAACGGGTCGGATCCGATTCTGAACCCGATTGAAAAATGTGAAGGGAATTACGCATCGTTTACGGCTTTACAAGGGTTGTGCTGGGATGAGGTCTTGACTAAAGGGACTAGACATTTCAGTGAAGATTTTAGCCGGTTTTGTGATCGGAAAATGAGCGAGATCGTTGCGATGTTGGGTTGGAATAGAGCGTGGCCGGAACCATTGTTGCAAGCGTTTTTTGGTGCGGCAAAGAGTGTTTGGTTAGTGCATTTATTGGCTTGTTCTGTGCATCCAAGTTTGCCAATTTTTAGAGTCGATAAAGATGTTAAATTCGATGGGCTTTATATGGAGGATATGGGTGGCGATAAAGCTAGAAAACTAGTTCCAGATATGGTCCGTATTATGGTTGCACCTGGTTTCTATGTCTATAACAACGTGGTCAAGTGTAAGGTTATTTGCAGGTATAGCAACACTCAAGAATCAACATACTAG